One window of Klebsiella quasivariicola genomic DNA carries:
- a CDS encoding HlyC/CorC family transporter has translation MEHISTTTLIITLIVMVIISAYFSGSETGMMTLNRYRLRHMAKQGNRPAKRVEKLLRKPDRLISLVLIGNNLVNILASALGTIVGMRLYGDAGVAIATGVLTFVVLVFAEVLPKTIAALYPEKVAYPSSFLLAPLQVLMMPLVWLLNTITRMLMRMMGIRTDTVISSALSKDELRTIVNESRSQISRRNQDMLLSVLDLEKVSVNDIMVPRNEIVGIDINDDWKSIVRQLTHSPHGRIVLYRDSLDDAISMLRVREAYRLMTEKKEFTKEIMLRAADEIYFVPEGTPLSTQLVKFQRNKKKVGLVVDEYGDIQGLVTVEDILEEIVGDFTTSMSPTLAEEVTPLNDGTVIIDGSANVREINKAFNWHLPEDEARTVNGIILEALEEIPVPGTRVRIEQYDIDILDVQDNMIKQVKVMPVKSLRESVAE, from the coding sequence GTGGAACATATCTCCACCACCACGCTGATCATAACGCTGATCGTCATGGTGATTATCTCTGCCTATTTCTCCGGCTCCGAAACCGGCATGATGACGCTGAACCGCTATCGGCTGCGTCATATGGCGAAACAAGGCAACCGCCCCGCCAAGCGCGTGGAGAAGCTGCTGCGCAAGCCGGACCGCCTGATTAGCCTCGTGCTCATCGGCAACAACCTCGTCAACATTCTCGCCTCGGCGCTGGGCACTATCGTCGGTATGCGTCTCTACGGCGACGCCGGCGTCGCGATCGCCACCGGCGTGCTCACCTTTGTGGTGCTGGTATTTGCCGAGGTGCTGCCGAAGACCATCGCCGCGCTCTATCCGGAAAAGGTCGCCTACCCCAGCAGCTTCCTGCTGGCGCCGCTGCAGGTGCTGATGATGCCGCTGGTGTGGCTGCTGAATACCATCACCCGCATGTTGATGCGCATGATGGGTATCCGCACCGATACCGTCATCAGCAGCGCTTTGAGCAAAGATGAACTGCGCACGATTGTGAATGAATCCCGTTCACAAATCTCACGGCGCAACCAGGATATGCTGCTGTCGGTGCTGGATCTGGAGAAGGTCAGCGTTAACGACATCATGGTGCCGCGCAATGAGATTGTCGGCATCGACATCAACGATGACTGGAAATCGATCGTCCGCCAGCTGACCCACTCCCCGCACGGCCGCATCGTGCTCTACCGCGATTCGCTGGACGATGCCATCAGCATGCTGCGCGTCCGCGAAGCCTATCGCCTGATGACGGAGAAGAAAGAGTTCACAAAAGAGATCATGCTGCGGGCGGCAGATGAGATCTACTTTGTTCCGGAAGGGACGCCGCTCAGCACCCAGCTGGTGAAATTTCAGCGCAATAAAAAGAAAGTCGGTCTGGTGGTCGATGAATACGGCGATATTCAGGGGCTGGTCACCGTAGAAGATATTCTTGAAGAGATTGTCGGCGACTTCACCACCTCCATGTCCCCCACCCTGGCGGAGGAAGTAACCCCGCTCAACGACGGCACGGTGATTATCGACGGCAGCGCCAACGTTCGCGAGATCAATAAAGCCTTTAACTGGCACCTGCCGGAAGATGAGGCGCGCACCGTCAACGGTATCATTCTCGAGGCGCTGGAAGAGATCCCGGTCCCGGGCACCCGCGTGCGCATTGAGCAATATGATATTGATATCCTCGACGTGCAGGA
- a CDS encoding inner membrane protein YpjD → MPVFALLALVAYSVSLALIIPGLLQKNSSWRRMAILSATIALICHAFALEARIFPGGESGQNLSLLNVGSLVSLMICTVMTIVASRNRGWLLLPIVYAFALINLAFATFVPNEYITHLETTPGMLVHIGLSLFSYATLIIAALYALQLAWIDYQLKNKKLAFSSEMPPLMSIERKMFHITQVGVVLLTLTLCSGLFYMHNLFSSENIDKAVLSIIAWFVYIVLLWGHYHEGWRGRRVVWFSVAGAGLLTLAYFGSRVLQQFVS, encoded by the coding sequence ATGCCTGTTTTTGCTCTACTCGCCCTTGTCGCCTACTCCGTCAGTCTCGCGCTGATTATCCCCGGCTTGCTGCAAAAAAACAGCAGCTGGCGGCGAATGGCGATTTTATCTGCGACTATCGCGTTGATCTGCCATGCTTTTGCACTGGAAGCACGGATATTCCCCGGCGGCGAGAGCGGGCAAAACCTCAGCTTACTGAACGTCGGGTCGCTGGTCAGCCTGATGATCTGCACGGTGATGACCATCGTGGCCTCGCGCAATCGCGGCTGGCTGCTGTTGCCTATCGTCTATGCCTTTGCGCTGATCAATCTGGCCTTCGCCACTTTCGTGCCTAACGAATATATCACCCACCTGGAAACCACCCCGGGGATGCTGGTGCATATCGGCCTGTCGCTCTTCTCGTACGCCACGCTGATCATTGCCGCGCTGTACGCGCTGCAGCTGGCGTGGATCGACTACCAGCTCAAGAATAAAAAACTGGCCTTCAGCAGCGAAATGCCGCCGCTGATGAGCATTGAGCGCAAAATGTTCCACATCACCCAGGTCGGCGTGGTGCTGCTGACCCTGACGCTGTGCAGCGGCCTGTTCTATATGCACAATCTGTTCAGCAGCGAAAACATTGATAAAGCGGTGCTGTCGATTATTGCGTGGTTCGTCTATATCGTTCTGCTGTGGGGCCACTATCATGAAGGGTGGCGCGGACGTCGTGTGGTATGGTTCAGCGTCGCTGGCGCCGGTCTGCTGACGCTGGCCTATTTTGGTAGCCGTGTGCTGCAGCAGTTCGTGAGCTAA
- the ffh gene encoding signal recognition particle protein, protein MFDNLTDRLSRTLRNISGRGRLTEDNIKDTLREVRMALLEADVALPVVRDFISRVKESAVGHEVNKSLTPGQEFVKIVRNELVAAMGEENQTLDLAAQPPAVVLMAGLQGAGKTTSVGKLGKFLREKHKKKVLVVSADVYRPAAIKQLETLAEQVGVDFFPSDVGQKPVDIVNAALKEAKLKFYDVLLVDTAGRLHVDEAMMDEIKHVHAAINPVETLFVVDAMTGQDAANTAKAFNEALPLTGVVLTKVDGDARGGAALSIRHITGKPIKFLGVGEKTEALEPFHPDRVASRILGMGDVLSLIEDIESKVDRAQAEKLASKLKKGDGFDLTDFLEQLRQMKNMGGMASLMGKLPGMGQIPDNVKAQMDDKVLVRMEAIINSMTLKERAKPEIIKGSRKRRIAAGCGMQVQDVNRLLKQFDDMQRMMKKMKSKGGMMKMMRGMKGMMPPGFPGR, encoded by the coding sequence ATGTTTGATAATTTAACCGATCGTTTGTCGCGTACGCTGCGCAACATTAGCGGCCGCGGACGCCTTACAGAAGACAATATTAAAGACACCCTGCGCGAAGTGCGCATGGCGCTGCTGGAAGCGGACGTTGCGCTTCCGGTGGTCCGTGATTTCATCAGCCGCGTCAAAGAGAGCGCGGTCGGCCATGAAGTCAATAAAAGCCTGACCCCGGGTCAGGAGTTCGTCAAAATCGTCCGCAACGAACTGGTGGCGGCGATGGGCGAAGAGAACCAGACCCTCGACCTGGCGGCGCAGCCGCCGGCGGTGGTGCTGATGGCGGGCCTGCAGGGTGCCGGTAAAACCACCAGCGTCGGTAAGCTGGGGAAATTCCTGCGCGAGAAGCACAAGAAAAAAGTGCTGGTCGTTTCCGCGGACGTTTACCGCCCGGCGGCGATCAAACAGCTGGAGACTCTGGCCGAGCAGGTTGGTGTCGATTTCTTCCCGTCTGACGTCGGCCAGAAGCCGGTTGATATCGTCAACGCGGCGCTGAAAGAAGCGAAGCTCAAATTCTACGACGTGCTGCTGGTGGATACCGCCGGTCGTCTGCACGTTGATGAAGCGATGATGGACGAAATTAAGCACGTCCACGCCGCCATTAACCCGGTTGAAACTCTGTTCGTCGTCGATGCGATGACCGGTCAGGATGCGGCGAATACCGCAAAGGCCTTTAACGAAGCGCTGCCGCTGACCGGCGTGGTACTGACCAAAGTGGACGGCGACGCCCGCGGCGGTGCGGCGCTGTCAATTCGTCATATTACCGGCAAGCCGATTAAATTCCTCGGCGTCGGTGAGAAAACCGAAGCGCTGGAGCCGTTCCATCCGGACCGTGTCGCTTCCCGCATTCTTGGCATGGGCGACGTGCTGTCGCTGATCGAAGATATCGAGAGCAAAGTTGACCGCGCGCAGGCCGAGAAGCTGGCCTCCAAACTGAAAAAAGGCGACGGTTTCGATCTCACCGACTTCCTTGAACAGCTGCGCCAGATGAAAAATATGGGCGGCATGGCCAGCCTGATGGGCAAGCTGCCGGGTATGGGCCAGATCCCGGACAACGTGAAAGCGCAGATGGACGACAAAGTGCTGGTGCGTATGGAAGCCATCATCAACTCGATGACCCTGAAAGAGCGCGCCAAGCCGGAAATCATCAAAGGTTCGCGTAAGCGCCGTATCGCCGCCGGCTGCGGGATGCAGGTGCAGGACGTGAACCGTCTGCTCAAGCAGTTCGACGACATGCAGCGCATGATGAAGAAGATGAAGTCGAAAGGCGGCATGATGAAAATGATGCGTGGGATGAAAGGGATGATGCCGCCTGGATTCCCTGGCCGCTAA
- the rpsP gene encoding 30S ribosomal protein S16, with amino-acid sequence MVTIRLARHGAKKRPFYQVVVTDSRNARNGRFIERVGFFNPIANGAEEETRLDLDRIAHWVGQGATVSDRVAALIKAANKAA; translated from the coding sequence ATGGTAACTATTCGTTTAGCACGTCACGGCGCTAAAAAGCGTCCGTTCTACCAGGTTGTTGTCACCGACAGCCGTAATGCACGCAACGGTCGCTTCATCGAGCGCGTTGGTTTCTTCAACCCGATCGCTAACGGCGCGGAAGAAGAAACTCGCCTGGATCTGGATCGTATCGCTCACTGGGTTGGCCAGGGCGCTACTGTTTCCGATCGCGTTGCCGCGCTGATCAAAGCCGCTAACAAAGCAGCTTAA